TTCCTGACGGGCGTGAGCGTCATCGGCTCCATCTTCAACATCACGGGCATCGCCCTCAACCGCTACTGCTACATCTGCCACAGCCTCAAGTACGACAAGCTGTACAGCGACAAGAACTCGCTGTGCTACGTGCTGCTGATCTGGGCCCTGACGGTGGTGGCCATCGTGCCCAACCTCTTCGTGGGCTCGCTGCGCTACGACCCGCGGGTCTACTCCTGCACCTTCGAGCAGTCGGCCAGCTCGGCCTACACCATCGCCGTGGTCTTCTTCCACTTTGTGCTGCCCATCATGATCGTCACCTACTGCTACCTGCGCATCTGGATCCTGGTCATCCAGGTGCGCCGGCGGGTCAAGCCCGACAACCGGCCCAAGCTGACGCCGCACGACGTGCGCAACTTTGTCACCATGTTCGTGGTCTTTGTGCTCTTCGCCGTCTGCTGGGCGCCGCTCAACCTCATCGGGCTGGCCGTGGCCATCCGGCCGGAGGTGGCGCTGCCGCTGGTGCCCGAGTGGCTGTTTGTGGCCAGCTACTTCATGGCCTACTTCAACAGCTGCCTTAACGCCATCGTCTACGGCGTGCTCAACCAGAACTTTCGACGCGAGTACAAGCGTATCGTGGTGTCGCTCTGCACCGCCAGACTCTTCTTTCAGGACAGTTCCAACGAtcagggcggcggcggcggtggcgccaACGCCGGCGGCCCGGGAACCGGCGAGAGACTCAAGAGCAAGCCCACGCCCTCGCCGCTCACCACGAACAATAACCGCGTCAAGGTGGACTCGCTGTGAAAAAGCGCAAAGACGACGAAAACCAAATATCGGGGAGAAACTTCAAATGGCCGCGACACGGTGCTAATCTGACCTCGCTAAAACAGGGGTCGGTCTTATCAGACACTTTTTTTGCTTTGCGGCGGCGGTACCGCCGACCGACGGACCTCCGGTAGCAACTGCCACGGGTCGGCTCCTACCTTCAGCCCCTCCTCCCTTTCCCGAGGCTCCTAGACAAGGCCCCCGATTGGTCAAGTTCAGATTGATCATCTTTACGCAACACCTTGCCGTCTAAAACTGCCGCTAGAATTCGGCTCGTAACATCCGGTAGTCCACTAAAAGTTCCTGGCCGTGCGCGAGTGAAGGTCCCCGATTGGTCACGATGCCAAGTGGTTGCTAAAAGTTCCGATGGCTCCGCTTCTAGTCTGTAAACAACATCTAGGAGTCTCAAAAAAACTCTTGGAAGCTCTAGAACTCCACTACAGGGTCCCGGCGGTCAAGAAATGAAGGTCCCCGATTGGTCGCGATGCCAAGTGGTTGCTAAAAGTTCTGATGGCTCCGCTTCTAGTCTGTAAACAACATCTAGGAGTCTCTAAAAACTCTTAGAAGCTCTAGGACTCCACCACAGGTTCCCATTGGTCGGCAAGTGAAGGTCCCCGATGAGTCACGATGCCAAGTGGTTGCTAAAAGTTCCGATGGCTCTGCTTCTAGTCTGTAAACAACATCTAGGAGTCTCAAAAAAACTCTTAGAAGCTCTAGGACTCCACTACAGGGTCCCGGCGGTCAAGAAATGAAGGTCCCCGATTGGTCACGATGCCAAATAGTTGCTGAAAGTTCCGATGGCTCCGCTTCTAGTCTGTAAACAACATCTAGGAGTCTCAAATAACTCTTAGAAGCTCTAGAACTCCACCACAGGAACCCATTGGTTGGCAAGTGAAGGTCCCCGATTGGTCACGATGCCAAATAGTTGCTGAAAGTTCCGATGGCTCCGCTTCTAGTCTGTAAACAACATCTAGGAGTCTCAAATAACTCTTAGAAGCTCTAGAACTCCACCACAGGAACCCATTGGTTGGCAAGTGAAGGTCCCCGATTGGTCACGATGCCAAATAGTTGCTGAAAGTTCCGATGACTCCGCTTCTAGTCCTTGGACTCCAAAAGAAACTCTAAGAAGCTCCAGTAGTCCACTACAGGTTCCTAGTGGTCTACAAGTGAAGGTTCGTCACGATAGTTGCTAAAAGTTCTGAAGTTCTAGTCTGTAAACAACACCGTGGACTCTCAAAGCGACTCTAGGACTCCACGACAAGCTCCTCATCCTCCAATAGCGAAGGTTCCTGATGAGTCACAAAGGGCAAGGGTTGCTGAAAGTTCTGATTGGTCATCTTCTAGTCTGTAAGCAGCTGCTGAACGAGTTTTCTAGCGATCCATGAGTCGCAATCGAAGGTTCAGCATCGCTGGAAAAACTCCCAATGGACACTAGAAGTTCCGATGGATCCGCTTCAAGTCTTTAAGCAAAACCCGGCGTCGACTAGGCGGTTCGCCGAAAGCTCTCTGAACTCTGGCACCACGGGAAGTCCGGATTGATCCACCTGTAGCAGCTTCAGTGCGACAAACAACCGCTAGAAGTCGGCGTTAAAGTTCTGGTCGTCCTCTAGACCAGCGGTGTCAAactttggttggcgggccgtgAGCATCCACGGTAGATTGGACCTCTACTGTTGTCGATGGCGGCCAACGAGTCCATTTTGTATCCCTTCCTTGTTATTTTAAgatacttacaggtcacttcctggacattttggatcatttcctttgAATTTAGGGTTTAAGAGtcactttctgctgattttCGGGACATTTCCAGTTGGGTTTGGGCCATTTTAAGGTTccgttttaactcattggccgccattgaccaCAGCGTTTTTTGACTGAAGACTGAGAAAGAACAAATGTGACTGCGGATGAAAAATTGAACAAAGTGCAATAGTGCTGAAGtcaaaaaaattgcagttttccGGCGCCAAAAACATGGAAGCGTTCAAGTATGAACTTTTACGTTTGGCACCACTGGTCTAGAGGTTCCTCGTGGTCCGTGACTGACTCCAGAAGGTCCACTATCACTGGTAGCGCTCGCTAAATGTTGGGATGCCAAAAAGTATGAGGAACACCCGGGTTTCCCGAAGCGACCGCTAGCATCTTCACCAAGCCCTGCCGTTGTCGCCCCCACCAAACGGGCCGCTAGCAAGTCCAAGTGGTCCACGAGCAGGTTCtagtcgccccccccccccaacaatCGCAGTCCTCACTCCCCAAGGTCCGCCATCAAAGTGCGACCCATCTCGTCGTGATCATCTTATCAGGCACTTTTTGCATCGTAGCTCTCGTTCGGTCAacatttttctttagttttttttacgcCGACGATATCATcctatttattttctatgtagATATATTAGtcatgcaaatatatatatatatatatatgaatatgaatatatgcGGTTTATCAGGTTCCAGCCAAGACAAAAGATTGACTCAACAGCTCATTTGTGGGAGTGTGCTGTCTTCTTCTTATTCTTCTTATTCTATTCCCCTTCATGATGtggaatatatattttagtcaACTGGCCATCCTGTGATGATCAATCTTATTAGCGTGTATGCATGGATATCAGGAATTGTTCATAATATGCAAAATAAAAGAAGATCCACTTGAAAATGCTGCTTGGCTGAACACTCCTCCACAATTGCGCAACGTGGAATGCTTTCGGGCCAAATCCGGAACAACTCGCGACGTTGGAATTTCACGGATGATTAGAGCtcgccgggataggctccggcacccccgcaaaatgaatggatgtaaaaaaaaaaaaaaa
The Stigmatopora argus isolate UIUO_Sarg chromosome 7, RoL_Sarg_1.0, whole genome shotgun sequence DNA segment above includes these coding regions:
- the LOC144077693 gene encoding melatonin receptor type 1A-A-like; amino-acid sequence: MLTNGSEVNSTAPEPDEHASSAAAAAAAAAAASVLQRPPWVTTTLGCFLIFTIVVDILGNLLVIFSVYRNKKLRNAGNVFVVSLAVADLVVAIYPYPLVLASIFGKGWNLGYAHCQVSGFLTGVSVIGSIFNITGIALNRYCYICHSLKYDKLYSDKNSLCYVLLIWALTVVAIVPNLFVGSLRYDPRVYSCTFEQSASSAYTIAVVFFHFVLPIMIVTYCYLRIWILVIQVRRRVKPDNRPKLTPHDVRNFVTMFVVFVLFAVCWAPLNLIGLAVAIRPEVALPLVPEWLFVASYFMAYFNSCLNAIVYGVLNQNFRREYKRIVVSLCTARLFFQDSSNDQGGGGGGANAGGPGTGERLKSKPTPSPLTTNNNRVKVDSL